TCTCAGCTTCCAAAGAAATTGGATCTGGCCAGCCGGAGCACCAGGTTGGGATAATATCATAACGGGTTAAAACGTACATCAGTAGTTCTTTAGGCCCGCCCGGCTTGCTGGTGACATGGACTTCAGTGCCCATAGCCGGCTCATCCTTACAGGTGAACATTCGGCGCTCAACCGCCAGTTTGCCAGTAATACCCCAGTTGGTCTGTTCTCTTATATTCTCCCATTTGTGGTCAACCCACGCGCCCCAATCACCCACCACGAACTCATCGCACTCTCTAAGCCAGCCGCGGCGCATCGGGTTAAAGCCTTCGCACCCTTCGTCAATCTGGTTAAATCCAATCCAGATGCCATCCGCTACTTTAATCGGATGCGTCCAAATTCCGCCCATTTCGTTAAAGGTATGCCAGCCGACATCCGGCCAAAAACTATCTTGTGTGCCAATTGCATAGCATCGTCGTCCACAAAGCGCATATGGCCGCTTCAAATCCGTCGTTTTCGTCAACTCACCCTGCTTATTATCTTTCACTTAAATCCTCCCCAAATTGCGTCGCATTTCTGCAAGTCCTATTGTGCGCTAGTAAAGCAGCAGAAAGTAAGTCTTTTGGAACAAATTATGGTGCTAGAATTAGCCTTTGTAAAATTTAGCTTAGCCGGTATAATCGTAGCTATAAATTTGGGTGGGAGCAAGAAATGGATGAATTAATACAGAGCGCACGTACACTTAGAGAGAAGTTTCAAAAGGACCCCTATCGTCCTGCATATCACTTTGTGATTCCTGAAGGTTTCGGGGGGCCGTTTGATCCTAATGGAGCCATATTCTGGAAAGGTAAATATCACCTTTTCTATATCTATCAGGATAAAGAGCTAGGGGACTGCTGGGGGCATGTATCGAGCGTTGATTTACTCCACTGGCGATTCCACCCAGTCGGTTTAGCGCCTATGCCAGGGGATGTTGATAAGGGTATTTATAGCGGCGGGGCTTTTTTAGATAAAAACGGTATACCCACTCTCATCTATTTCGGCGTTGAGGCCGGTATCTGCATCGCCCAATGCGAAGAAGATGATCTTATCAACTGGGTCAAAAGTCCGCACAATCCGGTTATCCCTGAACTTAAAGAAGGCGATCCACGGCGTGAAATCTATGGCGTTTTCGACCCCCACTGCTGGCTTGAAGGCGACACCTATTATGTAGGGCTTGGCAACATCACCAAAGGGGATAAAAACGGCGATACGCTCTTCCTATTCAAATCAGATGATTTAATCAACTGGGAATACCTTCACCCGATGTATCAGTCGGACCGCAAGTGGACCTACCTCGATGACGATTGCGCCTGCCCTGATTTCTTCAAGCTGGGCAACACTCATATGCTCTTGTTTATCAGCCATAGACGAGGCGCGCAGTATTATCTGGGACGATGGGAGAACGAAACGTTCTACCCCGAGCGCCATGCCCTCATGAACAGCCCGAACGGCGGCCCACTTTTTGCGCCTGAGAGTCTGCTGGACGATAAAGGCCGACGCATCTTCTGGGCGTGGGTTTTTGAATGTTTCGAAAATCATGACTTAGGTTGGAGCGGTACGATGAGTATGCCG
The sequence above is drawn from the bacterium genome and encodes:
- a CDS encoding glycoside hydrolase family 32 protein, coding for MDELIQSARTLREKFQKDPYRPAYHFVIPEGFGGPFDPNGAIFWKGKYHLFYIYQDKELGDCWGHVSSVDLLHWRFHPVGLAPMPGDVDKGIYSGGAFLDKNGIPTLIYFGVEAGICIAQCEEDDLINWVKSPHNPVIPELKEGDPRREIYGVFDPHCWLEGDTYYVGLGNITKGDKNGDTLFLFKSDDLINWEYLHPMYQSDRKWTYLDDDCACPDFFKLGNTHMLLFISHRRGAQYYLGRWENETFYPERHALMNSPNGGPLFAPESLLDDKGRRIFWAWVFECFENHDLGWSGTMSMPRMLSLAEDGTVLIQPVPEIERLRIRPRSYENLTLTGERVLEGVCGDCLELSLEIAPSDAAEYGVKVRCSPDGEEQTVITYNPKEKTLSVDTLQSRQGETPNVELSELKLSRTLSIHVLPLELAPGEPLKLRIFLDKSIMEV